A genomic segment from Streptomyces sp. NBC_00459 encodes:
- a CDS encoding response regulator transcription factor — MTTVLIVDDQALQRLGFSMLLEQHPDLTLIGEATHGAEAVRKAAELKPDVVLMDVRMPGMDGIEATRRIIESGGRSRILVLTTFDLDEYAYDALRAGASGFLLKDALPDELVAGIRAVAAGDAVISPGLTRKLIDAFGSRLPGHTPDQQRQLARLTNREREVLTAMATGWSNTEIAERLSLAESTVKSHVSSILTKTGVRDRVQAVIFAYDTGLVRPA, encoded by the coding sequence ATGACCACCGTGCTCATCGTCGACGACCAGGCCCTGCAACGCCTCGGCTTCAGCATGCTCCTGGAACAGCACCCCGACCTCACCCTCATCGGTGAAGCCACCCACGGCGCCGAAGCCGTCCGCAAGGCCGCCGAACTGAAGCCCGATGTCGTCCTCATGGACGTCCGCATGCCCGGTATGGACGGCATCGAGGCCACCCGACGCATCATCGAGTCCGGCGGCCGCTCCCGCATCCTGGTCCTGACCACCTTCGACCTCGACGAATACGCCTACGACGCCCTGCGCGCCGGAGCCTCCGGGTTCCTGCTCAAAGACGCCCTGCCCGACGAACTCGTCGCCGGCATCCGCGCGGTGGCCGCCGGGGACGCCGTCATCTCACCCGGTCTGACCCGCAAGCTCATCGACGCGTTCGGCAGCCGTCTGCCGGGCCACACGCCCGACCAGCAACGGCAGCTGGCCCGTCTCACCAACCGCGAACGCGAGGTACTCACCGCCATGGCGACCGGCTGGAGCAACACCGAGATCGCCGAACGCCTCTCCCTCGCCGAGTCCACCGTCAAGTCGCACGTGAGCAGCATCCTCACCAAGACCGGGGTACGGGACCGGGTACAGGCCGTGATCTTCGCCTACGACACCGGCCTCGTCAGGCCGGCCTGA
- a CDS encoding DedA family protein, with amino-acid sequence MNALSDILGHLPPAAAYAVVAAAVLAESVLLLGAFVPTLTLLLTAGALARTGQVNLLLVVAAAAGAVVVGDFLAHRTGRYLGDRLRGGPMGRRVPDAAWSRAETLMTRHGGRAVFVARFLPVVRTLAPHSAGATRLPYRRIAPYSVVAACVWAAAEAGVGYAAATSLQRVLTLGGPALALVALTAIGGSLLWRRRRRPSPPAQEPPSGPATKCSGHAQAGLTRPVS; translated from the coding sequence GTGAACGCGCTCTCCGACATCCTCGGCCATCTCCCGCCGGCCGCGGCGTACGCGGTGGTGGCCGCTGCGGTCCTGGCCGAGTCGGTCCTTCTTCTCGGCGCTTTCGTCCCGACGCTGACCCTGCTCCTGACCGCCGGAGCACTGGCCCGCACCGGCCAGGTCAACCTCCTTCTCGTCGTCGCGGCCGCGGCCGGCGCCGTGGTGGTGGGCGACTTCCTCGCCCACCGCACCGGCAGGTACCTCGGTGACCGGCTGCGCGGCGGCCCCATGGGCCGTCGCGTTCCGGATGCCGCCTGGAGCCGGGCCGAGACGCTGATGACGCGTCACGGAGGCCGGGCGGTCTTCGTGGCCCGCTTCCTGCCGGTGGTGCGCACCCTCGCACCGCACTCCGCGGGTGCCACCCGACTGCCCTACCGGCGGATCGCTCCGTACAGCGTCGTCGCCGCCTGTGTGTGGGCCGCGGCGGAAGCGGGTGTCGGATACGCCGCCGCGACCTCCCTCCAGCGCGTCCTCACGCTGGGCGGTCCTGCCCTCGCCCTGGTCGCTCTGACGGCGATCGGCGGCTCGCTGCTGTGGCGGAGAAGGCGCCGCCCGTCTCCTCCGGCCCAGGAACCGCCGTCCGGGCCCGCCACGAAGTGCTCCGGCCATGCTCAGGCCGGCCTGACGAGGCCGGTGTCGTAG
- a CDS encoding class I SAM-dependent methyltransferase codes for MNDWTTSHDRVLAQRNAEGWMFLIEAVRDLRTTGAVAPSGKALARALTDPVRAQAPHPLAVLEAGAGTGPVTRALIPQLSRGSRLDIVEANPRFAGRLRTLVTTHPHLTATSAQVNVHQTYVEQLDTDQRYDVIVSGLPLTNFTPVQVERIMARYLELLHPGGTLTYFAYLGTRKARALTASRAEARRHAAVDEIMAAYQRTYATGRWTVWANLPPAYVWHLQRPLVSAETDLLVPRPDEVRR; via the coding sequence ATGAACGACTGGACCACCTCCCACGACCGTGTCCTTGCGCAGCGCAACGCCGAAGGCTGGATGTTCCTGATCGAAGCGGTCCGTGATCTGCGCACCACGGGGGCCGTGGCCCCCAGCGGCAAGGCCCTGGCCCGTGCGCTCACCGACCCCGTACGAGCTCAGGCACCCCACCCGTTGGCAGTCCTGGAAGCCGGCGCCGGCACCGGCCCGGTCACCCGGGCCCTGATACCGCAGCTGTCCCGGGGCAGCCGCCTGGACATCGTCGAGGCCAACCCGCGCTTCGCCGGGCGACTGCGCACTCTCGTCACCACGCACCCGCACCTGACAGCCACATCCGCCCAGGTGAACGTGCATCAGACCTACGTCGAGCAGCTCGACACCGACCAGCGCTACGACGTCATCGTCTCCGGGCTGCCTCTGACCAACTTCACGCCCGTGCAGGTCGAGCGCATCATGGCCCGCTACCTGGAACTCCTCCACCCCGGCGGCACGCTGACCTACTTCGCCTACCTCGGCACCCGCAAGGCCCGCGCCCTGACGGCATCGCGAGCCGAAGCCCGCCGCCACGCCGCCGTGGACGAGATCATGGCCGCCTACCAGCGCACCTACGCCACGGGCCGCTGGACGGTGTGGGCCAACCTTCCCCCCGCCTACGTCTGGCATCTGCAGCGACCCCTCGTCTCCGCGGAAACGGACCTGCTCGTGCCGAGGCCGGACGAGGTGCGTCGGTGA
- a CDS encoding sensor histidine kinase yields the protein MTQVSSRESRRWAAYGRGFLVTLCVLAALLNDVAVQGRHLAPVTATALVCGAALLVPRLRWPAAPLLVTVATAWWGSLLLPMLAVVLYDLAVNRRARIAVACAVAALGANLFSYRDTSLWTGQSYAATVVLPVLAVLVGLWLGSRRRLLLALAADVEHLSVEARLREEAARITERSRIAAEMHDVLAHRLSLIALHTGVLVTRSDTLPAPVAERLGLLRTTSVEALTDLRDVLGVLRDPDATPAGSALTPMMREVEELADEARAAGQQIELTTEGLPEQAPTTHRLAVYRVVQEALTNARKHADGAPVTVRIDYGPPATLVEVTNPPGTPRTDTVGSGYGLVGLRERVTALGGHLDSGPAGAGAWRLAARIPHPAGIEQNGTRT from the coding sequence ATGACGCAGGTGAGCAGCAGAGAAAGCCGCAGATGGGCGGCGTACGGGCGTGGGTTTCTCGTAACTCTGTGCGTGCTGGCTGCCCTGCTCAACGACGTGGCGGTCCAAGGGCGCCACCTGGCCCCTGTCACAGCCACAGCGCTGGTGTGCGGAGCGGCTCTGCTCGTGCCCCGGCTGCGATGGCCCGCCGCGCCGCTGCTGGTCACCGTGGCCACGGCGTGGTGGGGCTCCTTGCTGCTGCCCATGCTGGCGGTCGTCCTGTACGACCTGGCCGTGAACCGCCGGGCGCGCATCGCGGTGGCCTGTGCCGTCGCCGCGCTGGGCGCAAACCTGTTCAGCTACCGGGACACCTCCCTGTGGACGGGCCAGTCCTACGCGGCCACCGTGGTCCTGCCGGTGCTGGCCGTGCTCGTCGGGCTGTGGCTGGGCAGCCGGCGCCGACTGCTCCTGGCGCTGGCGGCCGACGTCGAGCACCTGAGCGTCGAGGCGCGGCTGCGCGAGGAGGCGGCCCGCATCACGGAACGGTCCCGTATCGCCGCCGAAATGCACGACGTCCTGGCCCACCGTCTGAGCCTGATCGCCCTGCACACCGGTGTCCTCGTCACCAGGAGCGACACACTGCCCGCACCGGTCGCCGAACGCCTCGGACTGCTGCGCACGACGTCCGTCGAGGCCCTCACCGATCTTCGCGACGTCCTCGGTGTACTGCGCGACCCCGACGCCACACCGGCCGGCTCAGCCCTCACGCCGATGATGAGGGAAGTGGAGGAACTGGCCGACGAGGCCCGCGCCGCCGGCCAGCAGATCGAGCTGACCACCGAGGGCCTTCCCGAGCAGGCTCCCACCACCCACCGGCTGGCCGTGTACCGCGTCGTCCAGGAGGCACTGACCAACGCCCGCAAGCACGCCGACGGCGCTCCGGTGACCGTACGCATCGACTACGGGCCGCCCGCCACACTCGTCGAGGTCACCAATCCCCCTGGCACTCCCCGCACGGACACGGTCGGCAGCGGGTACGGACTCGTCGGCCTGCGCGAACGGGTCACCGCCCTCGGTGGGCACCTGGACTCCGGGCCGGCCGGCGCGGGCGCCTGGCGGCTGGCCGCACGCATCCCTCACCCCGCCGGCATCGAGCAGAACGGCACCCGCACATGA